In Aquimarina sp. TRL1, a single window of DNA contains:
- a CDS encoding SMI1/KNR4 family protein: MIGYDFTIENWWNEHWLPIFSNGGGSHICYDLKGIFTGEKGQLIEYWKSDDDRSVIAPGLSDFLHSLNQYYEKTALHDFDNYFDINEYITAWEKEFIVATPIRK; this comes from the coding sequence ATGATCGGTTATGATTTTACTATTGAAAACTGGTGGAACGAGCATTGGTTACCTATTTTTTCGAATGGTGGGGGAAGTCATATTTGTTATGATCTAAAAGGCATCTTTACGGGAGAAAAAGGGCAATTGATAGAGTATTGGAAAAGTGATGATGACAGGTCAGTGATAGCTCCCGGTCTTTCTGACTTCTTACACAGCTTGAATCAATACTACGAAAAGACAGCTCTCCATGACTTTGATAATTATTTTGATATTAATGAGTATATTACAGCCTGGGAAAAAGAATTTATTGTAGCTACTCCTATCCGGAAATAA
- a CDS encoding erythromycin esterase family protein: MNYKIVFFFTLCTTILSNAQHTDVLKKYAIGFDHLTADSFSFLDNELTDIRIVGYGEDTHGTSEFTILAKELMHYLSEKQGFKICIIETGFGEGQYLNDYIQGKRDDLKSILDNHNTSWRYETKEFIELMNQLKEYNQNHLDKIHLYGCEMQIVLADINRIREYLSNVGSEYQIDGFEKHIWQSIEDSEKTDYYLSYIKLKKHFENNYEEFIRKTSERKFNIAYQHIMVLGQFVTAIHQTTVQRKHDLRDMYMAENIQWILNLHGEKSKALYWAHNSHVGDWVSNGIVDVAGHQLRKVYGSAYYAIATDFGTGEFLAYPFDANRTNNWNFKTFMYKEVPKNTFSYSLKQMGTPNTFLKLRKAKTNPELRMYLEAPITTVSGAGARARNNTIETNELGKAFDAIIYLDKTNPINWIK, translated from the coding sequence ATGAATTATAAAATAGTATTCTTTTTTACCCTGTGTACTACCATTCTTAGTAACGCACAACATACCGATGTCTTAAAAAAATACGCCATTGGATTTGATCATTTAACGGCGGATTCTTTTTCATTTCTCGATAATGAATTAACCGATATCCGAATTGTAGGGTATGGAGAAGACACACATGGAACTTCGGAGTTCACTATTCTTGCTAAAGAATTGATGCATTATTTATCCGAAAAACAAGGATTCAAAATATGTATTATAGAAACTGGTTTCGGAGAAGGTCAATACCTGAATGATTATATACAGGGAAAACGAGATGACCTGAAAAGCATTCTGGACAATCATAATACCAGCTGGCGATATGAGACTAAAGAGTTTATAGAGCTAATGAACCAATTAAAAGAATACAATCAAAATCACCTCGATAAAATCCATCTGTACGGTTGTGAAATGCAAATTGTACTGGCAGATATAAACAGGATCAGAGAATACTTGTCTAATGTTGGTTCTGAATATCAAATTGATGGTTTCGAAAAACATATTTGGCAATCGATTGAAGACAGTGAAAAAACTGATTATTACCTTTCGTATATAAAGCTAAAAAAGCATTTTGAAAACAACTATGAAGAATTTATCCGCAAAACCTCAGAACGAAAATTTAATATTGCTTATCAACATATTATGGTATTAGGGCAATTTGTTACCGCCATACATCAAACTACAGTACAACGAAAACACGACCTTCGGGATATGTACATGGCTGAGAATATTCAATGGATTCTAAACCTACATGGAGAGAAATCAAAGGCCCTTTATTGGGCACATAACAGTCATGTTGGTGATTGGGTTTCCAATGGAATCGTAGATGTCGCAGGGCATCAATTAAGAAAAGTGTATGGATCAGCTTATTATGCTATTGCTACGGACTTCGGTACCGGAGAATTTCTCGCATATCCTTTTGATGCTAATAGGACCAATAATTGGAATTTTAAAACATTTATGTACAAGGAGGTGCCAAAAAACACATTTAGTTACTCTTTAAAACAAATGGGAACACCTAATACATTCTTAAAACTAAGAAAAGCTAAAACAAATCCGGAACTGAGAATGTACTTAGAAGCTCCTATAACTACTGTAAGCGGTGCCGGTGCCAGAGCCAGAAATAATACGATTGAAACAAATGAGTTGGGAAAAGCTTTTGATGCCATTATTTACCTCGATAAAACAAATCCTATAAACTGGATTAAATAA
- a CDS encoding LytTR family DNA-binding domain-containing protein yields MYKCLIIDDEKLARQLIENHLSKIEDFEVVASCKSAIEASRILTSTPIHLLFLDVEMPVLIGTDFYKNLLQKPSVIFTTAYREYAVEGFELNAVDYLVKPITFPRFLKAIDKFLILENGKKEIVNEPRQPLDKNYLFVTENRKQVKIIFDDILYIESVKNYIKITTEHKTHLIKYSISSFEELLDSYFLRVHRSYIVNTHKITAFTKYDIEIGAIEIPIGERYRELVKIKFASKNS; encoded by the coding sequence ATGTATAAATGTCTAATCATTGACGATGAAAAATTAGCACGACAGCTTATTGAAAATCACCTGTCTAAAATAGAAGATTTTGAAGTAGTCGCCTCATGCAAGAGTGCTATCGAGGCGAGCAGAATACTAACATCAACCCCCATACATTTACTCTTTCTGGACGTAGAAATGCCCGTTTTGATCGGTACTGACTTTTATAAAAACCTCCTACAGAAACCCAGTGTAATATTTACGACTGCCTATAGAGAATATGCTGTAGAGGGATTCGAGTTAAATGCTGTTGATTACCTGGTAAAGCCCATAACATTTCCCCGTTTTCTAAAAGCCATCGATAAATTTTTAATACTCGAAAACGGAAAAAAGGAGATCGTAAATGAACCCAGACAACCTCTTGATAAAAACTACCTTTTTGTAACTGAAAACCGAAAACAGGTTAAAATCATTTTTGATGATATTTTGTATATCGAAAGTGTCAAAAATTACATTAAAATTACAACAGAACACAAAACACATCTTATTAAGTATAGTATATCCTCTTTTGAAGAACTATTAGACAGTTATTTTCTCCGGGTACACCGTTCTTATATTGTTAATACCCATAAGATAACAGCTTTCACCAAATATGATATAGAAATCGGAGCGATTGAAATTCCTATTGGAGAACGTTATAGAGAGCTTGTTAAAATAAAATTCGCATCCAAAAACAGCTAG
- a CDS encoding sensor histidine kinase produces the protein MKRFFKTLDKPVYKHILFWVIVFLFYTTSARERFDTTEEIVVTYAFHVLFQIMIAYSILYRIVPDYQKNKNVIQLILSVVFLFFFINLCYVTVRMFFLEIAYPHCYSAFLEKSGHLTFWQRMLDIKTIFLHLPLFYLQPLFFLVALRFYENQYKLSKIREQKKIVELKMLKHQLNPHFLFNTLNNLYTLSIEKSDKVPGIIEKLSDILDYILYGSDKKFVPIQKEIELIENYLALEQIRYEDRVLISFKNSINESSKIAPLLLLTFVENAFKHGVSQELEIATLKISLSSDKDTILFHVFNTKPVSNTEVSAKKKSIGLTNVEQQLALLYPNTHELTIEQNSTSFSVNLKLKKQ, from the coding sequence ATGAAGCGTTTTTTTAAAACATTAGATAAACCGGTTTATAAACACATACTGTTTTGGGTAATTGTTTTCCTGTTTTACACCACATCTGCAAGAGAGCGCTTTGATACTACAGAGGAAATTGTGGTTACCTATGCCTTTCACGTACTTTTTCAAATCATGATAGCCTATAGCATATTATATCGTATTGTACCAGATTATCAAAAAAACAAGAATGTTATTCAACTGATACTCTCAGTGGTGTTCCTGTTTTTCTTTATCAACTTATGCTATGTTACCGTACGAATGTTTTTTCTTGAAATTGCTTACCCTCATTGTTACAGCGCTTTTTTGGAGAAAAGTGGCCATCTTACCTTTTGGCAACGGATGCTCGATATAAAAACTATTTTTCTTCATCTCCCCTTATTTTACCTGCAACCCTTATTCTTTTTGGTAGCCTTACGCTTTTATGAAAACCAATATAAACTGTCCAAAATCAGGGAACAGAAAAAAATAGTGGAATTAAAAATGCTGAAACATCAGTTAAACCCTCATTTTTTGTTTAATACCCTAAATAATCTGTATACCCTGTCAATAGAAAAATCTGATAAAGTTCCTGGAATTATCGAAAAACTATCCGATATCCTGGATTATATATTATATGGTAGTGATAAGAAGTTTGTTCCCATCCAAAAAGAAATTGAACTTATTGAAAACTATCTGGCGCTGGAACAGATACGTTATGAGGACAGGGTTTTAATCTCTTTTAAAAATTCAATCAATGAAAGTAGTAAGATTGCCCCTTTATTATTATTGACATTTGTAGAAAATGCTTTTAAACATGGTGTAAGTCAAGAACTAGAAATAGCAACATTAAAAATTAGTTTATCGTCTGACAAAGATACTATTCTCTTTCATGTTTTTAATACCAAACCTGTATCAAATACCGAAGTATCCGCTAAGAAAAAATCAATAGGTCTAACCAACGTTGAACAACAACTCGCTTTATTATATCCGAATACTCATGAGCTAACGATTGAACAAAATTCAACCAGTTTTTCTGTAAATTTAAAGCTTAAAAAACAGTAA
- a CDS encoding carbohydrate binding family 9 domain-containing protein, giving the protein MKTKIYISLLLGNFYFCGISQQKAIPFIEQAAKIDGALNESVWKQAALFTEFNNYYPNDEGKADHITTVRGYHDRKNLYIGVEYYDTNAYNKISTLKRDNHGDAVVSSDAFGIILDPFNTENNGYYFTLNAANTQVDALIEFNGTDYSFNESWNAVWKSETAVEGTKKIYEIEIPFKALNFDVDNTTWGIQFFYRDFKTNQWMTYTDMPRNFFQFDLRFTADVLMEQLPKATISRFMFVPSGTYSYQKDITTHTDKSNFKPSLDAQYNLTSSLRLDATINPDFSQIDVDQQVVNLTRFAINFPERRNFFLENSDLFNNLGTFDVNPFYSRRIGGTTDMQFGVKLSGNITPDTRIGILNAQTEKSTDHEAQNYAVFVARKKLSRDFTTTAYWVNRQQTDRFDILNTYNRVLGVNLNYRSKNKLWSAQTNYGKSFSSNIHNKNDFFNIEGQYNTRETYAKAALKTVDKNFITDVGFTPRLYNYDAIKGEVIRDAYVDSYFVFQKNYYPVTSEIIDRYRYLSVSNDAFWDHEGTLTEMTTVIGNSVWFKKNLSSLYLNVSHGYFNLTYGFDILNNGNPILPGVYNTLDIKTGYNNRFSNQNFYYEAALFYGGYFNGKRRGMETTLGYRLLPFAQFNINYSLNHIDLEALGNAVFHLVRFTGEVFLNNRINWTTYVQYNTQLNSFNINSRLQWEYRPLSYLYLVATDNFNKQIARTNWGVAIKANYRFDL; this is encoded by the coding sequence ATGAAGACTAAAATATACATATCTTTACTGCTTGGCAATTTTTATTTCTGTGGAATTTCTCAACAAAAAGCCATTCCTTTTATTGAACAAGCTGCAAAAATAGATGGGGCTTTAAACGAGTCAGTATGGAAACAAGCAGCGTTATTTACGGAGTTTAATAATTATTACCCAAATGATGAGGGCAAGGCAGATCACATTACTACAGTCAGAGGGTATCACGATCGCAAAAATTTGTATATAGGAGTTGAATATTACGATACGAACGCTTACAATAAAATTAGTACCTTAAAGCGAGATAATCACGGAGATGCCGTTGTCAGCAGTGATGCTTTTGGAATAATTCTAGATCCTTTCAATACAGAAAACAACGGGTATTATTTTACCTTAAATGCAGCCAACACACAGGTAGATGCGTTGATAGAGTTTAATGGAACTGATTATAGTTTTAATGAAAGCTGGAATGCAGTTTGGAAATCTGAAACGGCGGTAGAAGGAACTAAAAAAATATACGAAATAGAGATTCCTTTTAAGGCACTAAATTTTGATGTGGATAATACTACCTGGGGGATTCAATTTTTTTACCGGGATTTTAAAACGAATCAGTGGATGACCTATACGGATATGCCTCGTAACTTTTTTCAGTTTGATTTGCGTTTTACAGCAGATGTACTAATGGAGCAGCTTCCAAAAGCAACAATATCCAGGTTTATGTTTGTGCCATCAGGCACATATAGCTATCAGAAAGATATTACTACTCATACAGATAAATCAAACTTCAAACCCAGCCTGGATGCGCAATACAATCTAACTTCATCCCTGCGGTTAGATGCGACTATAAATCCGGATTTTTCGCAGATAGATGTTGATCAGCAGGTGGTGAACTTAACCCGTTTTGCGATTAATTTTCCCGAGCGAAGGAATTTCTTTTTAGAAAACAGTGATTTATTTAATAATCTGGGAACATTTGATGTCAATCCATTTTATTCAAGAAGGATAGGAGGAACCACCGATATGCAATTTGGAGTAAAACTTTCAGGAAATATAACTCCTGATACTCGTATAGGAATACTAAATGCACAAACCGAAAAAAGCACAGATCATGAAGCACAAAATTATGCTGTTTTTGTAGCCCGGAAAAAGCTGTCCCGCGATTTTACAACTACTGCGTATTGGGTAAACAGACAACAGACAGATAGATTTGATATACTCAATACTTATAATAGGGTATTGGGAGTGAACCTGAATTACAGATCAAAAAATAAGCTGTGGTCTGCACAAACAAATTATGGAAAAAGCTTTAGTAGTAACATACATAATAAAAATGACTTTTTTAATATTGAAGGACAATATAATACCCGGGAAACCTATGCTAAAGCAGCCTTAAAAACGGTAGATAAAAACTTTATTACAGATGTAGGGTTTACTCCAAGACTATATAATTATGATGCTATCAAAGGAGAAGTGATTAGAGATGCTTATGTAGATTCGTATTTCGTTTTTCAAAAAAACTATTACCCGGTAACATCTGAGATAATAGATCGTTATCGATATCTTTCTGTTAGTAACGATGCGTTTTGGGATCATGAGGGGACACTTACAGAGATGACTACAGTTATAGGAAATTCAGTTTGGTTCAAAAAGAACCTGTCCTCATTATATCTCAATGTATCACATGGGTATTTTAACCTTACGTATGGTTTTGATATCTTGAATAATGGGAATCCAATTCTACCGGGTGTTTATAACACTCTTGATATAAAGACCGGCTATAACAACCGGTTTAGTAATCAAAATTTTTATTACGAAGCAGCACTTTTTTATGGAGGCTATTTCAATGGTAAAAGGAGGGGAATGGAGACGACTTTGGGATATCGGCTATTGCCGTTTGCACAGTTCAATATCAATTATTCTCTGAATCATATCGATCTGGAAGCTCTTGGAAATGCAGTGTTTCATTTAGTGCGTTTTACGGGAGAAGTGTTTCTTAATAATCGTATAAACTGGACTACCTATGTACAATACAATACGCAACTTAATAGTTTTAATATCAATAGTCGATTACAATGGGAGTATCGTCCTTTATCCTATTTGTATTTAGTTGCTACGGATAATTTTAACAAACAAATAGCACGTACCAATTGGGGAGTAGCAATAAAGGCTAATTATCGATTCGATCTATAG
- a CDS encoding SGNH/GDSL hydrolase family protein, translating to MQKLFFLFVAVVLSTHSNIYGQSENHNATSSYTILFIGNSLTYTNNLPQLVKKYGKQKGIRIKTKMVAYPNYSIEDHWNDKQIQRLIANRKYNFVIIQQGPSSRSNGRKMLIDYGKKYKTLCDTNESKLCYFTVWPSLTYYHTFEAVIENYKEGATTNNSILLPVGAVWKAYIDDTKRREYYGPDGFHPSLRGSKIAAKVIVDTLFPQ from the coding sequence ATGCAAAAATTATTCTTTTTGTTTGTCGCAGTAGTGTTAAGCACCCATTCTAATATCTATGGGCAATCTGAAAACCACAATGCGACTTCTTCTTATACGATATTATTTATCGGAAATAGCCTTACTTATACAAACAATTTGCCTCAATTAGTAAAGAAGTACGGTAAACAAAAAGGAATCCGTATCAAAACAAAGATGGTTGCTTATCCGAATTATTCAATCGAGGACCATTGGAATGACAAACAAATCCAGCGACTAATTGCTAACAGGAAGTATAACTTTGTAATTATTCAGCAAGGTCCCTCTTCTCGAAGTAACGGAAGAAAAATGCTTATTGATTATGGAAAAAAATATAAAACATTATGTGATACAAATGAGTCAAAGCTATGTTACTTTACTGTCTGGCCTTCTTTGACATACTATCATACTTTTGAGGCGGTTATTGAGAATTATAAAGAAGGGGCTACCACCAACAATTCGATCCTACTTCCTGTTGGTGCTGTATGGAAAGCATATATTGATGATACCAAGCGCAGAGAATACTACGGTCCTGATGGCTTTCACCCTTCATTAAGAGGAAGTAAAATTGCTGCCAAAGTAATTGTAGACACCTTATTCCCTCAATAA
- a CDS encoding serine hydrolase — MKTSTLFFAIALILGIKNSAAQVANDSPLFIALKKADSLLFEEGFNTCNYLALEKVLHKDLDFFHDQNGAQNLEQFYKSFTSSICSNPNFKPIRKLVSETLNVFPLKNNGEIYGAVQTGDHIFYIKEPNKKLYATERGRFIHTWILENEQWKIKRIISYEHKPPVKEYGSKFTADYVYPLFDSDKEIERLLEKHKIPSIALGVIKNGKIQQIRAFGNQKRHQAISNHSIYKVASLTKPITAFVVLQLIDQGKWSLDSPVATYYIDDDIRTSKYLNTLTTRHILAHQSGFPNWRYLTDSKQLSFQFEPGTKWQYAGEGFEYLRKAIEKKFQQPFEEIAKKVLFDPLGMHTTHFYWSNAVDENMYAVEHDEYGKPIPYEKYTHANAAANLLTTVEDYSKFLVYVSKGAGLSAALYNEFLKPHAHEKDGIEWGLGMQLLPDLPQHETAVMHTGGDYGTKTIAILFKNSKDGLVLFSNSENGMVLWQKIISEYFGETGAEIVRRNLE, encoded by the coding sequence ATGAAAACATCCACTTTATTTTTTGCAATCGCATTAATACTAGGAATAAAAAATAGTGCAGCACAAGTAGCTAATGACAGCCCTTTGTTTATAGCACTTAAAAAAGCTGATAGCTTGCTATTCGAAGAAGGGTTTAATACCTGTAATTATCTTGCTTTAGAAAAAGTACTTCATAAGGATTTAGATTTTTTTCACGATCAGAACGGGGCTCAAAACTTAGAGCAATTTTACAAATCGTTTACAAGTAGTATTTGTTCGAATCCAAATTTCAAACCTATCAGAAAATTAGTTTCTGAAACACTCAATGTATTTCCACTAAAAAATAATGGAGAAATATACGGTGCCGTACAAACTGGTGATCATATTTTTTACATCAAAGAACCTAATAAAAAACTGTATGCTACCGAGCGAGGAAGATTTATTCATACCTGGATTTTAGAAAACGAACAATGGAAGATAAAGCGAATAATAAGTTACGAACATAAACCTCCTGTAAAAGAGTATGGATCAAAATTTACTGCCGATTATGTATATCCTCTTTTTGACAGTGATAAAGAAATTGAGCGCTTATTAGAAAAACATAAAATTCCATCCATAGCACTGGGAGTTATAAAAAATGGAAAAATCCAACAGATACGAGCATTTGGTAATCAAAAACGGCATCAAGCAATTTCTAATCACAGTATTTATAAAGTAGCCTCCTTGACCAAACCGATTACCGCTTTTGTTGTTTTACAATTAATTGATCAGGGAAAGTGGAGTTTAGATAGCCCCGTTGCCACTTATTATATAGATGATGATATCAGAACGAGTAAGTACCTGAATACACTAACAACAAGACATATTTTAGCGCATCAATCAGGTTTTCCGAATTGGAGATATTTAACTGATAGTAAGCAATTATCTTTTCAATTTGAGCCTGGTACAAAATGGCAATACGCCGGAGAAGGATTTGAATATTTGCGAAAAGCCATAGAAAAAAAATTTCAACAACCATTTGAGGAAATTGCTAAGAAAGTATTATTTGACCCACTAGGCATGCATACCACTCATTTCTATTGGTCCAATGCTGTCGATGAAAATATGTATGCTGTTGAACATGATGAATATGGGAAACCTATACCCTATGAAAAGTATACACATGCCAATGCTGCTGCTAATTTACTAACAACAGTAGAAGATTATTCTAAGTTTTTGGTGTACGTTTCAAAAGGAGCTGGTTTATCAGCTGCGCTATACAACGAATTTCTAAAACCACACGCACATGAAAAAGATGGGATTGAATGGGGTCTAGGAATGCAACTGCTTCCTGATTTACCTCAGCATGAAACTGCAGTTATGCATACCGGAGGGGATTATGGTACCAAAACAATAGCTATCCTTTTCAAAAACTCTAAAGACGGTCTTGTATTATTTTCCAATTCTGAAAATGGAATGGTCTTATGGCAAAAGATCATATCTGAATATTTTGGTGAGACCGGAGCTGAAATTGTACGAAGGAATCTTGAATAA
- a CDS encoding LytTR family DNA-binding domain-containing protein codes for MELKSVVIDDETLAIDVIKNYALQTKGIQITGTFTNAIEGMNFIKEHPVDLIFLDINMPLLDGLSLLKSLPFRPLVIITSAYEEYAVESFELEVLDYLVKPISFSRFIIAANKALKTASLLSQHEVGGITINERPFIFVKVTKKKMKKIYLDEILVIESLKDYIRIITATDEKHIIHQTLTSFTQELPREKFIRIHRSYTISVDKVDVIEGNSIEIEGVRYPIGRSYINEVKEFIINGSSNTP; via the coding sequence ATGGAATTAAAAAGTGTTGTTATTGATGACGAAACACTGGCGATAGATGTCATAAAAAATTACGCCTTACAAACTAAGGGAATCCAGATTACCGGTACCTTTACCAATGCCATCGAGGGGATGAATTTTATCAAAGAACATCCTGTAGATTTAATTTTTCTGGATATTAATATGCCTTTACTCGATGGGTTGAGCCTGCTCAAAAGTCTCCCTTTTCGTCCTTTGGTTATTATTACCAGCGCCTATGAGGAATATGCCGTAGAAAGTTTTGAACTGGAGGTATTGGATTATCTGGTAAAGCCCATTTCATTTTCCAGATTTATTATTGCAGCAAACAAAGCCTTGAAAACTGCTTCTTTACTCAGTCAACACGAGGTCGGAGGAATTACAATCAATGAACGTCCTTTTATTTTTGTAAAAGTGACAAAGAAAAAGATGAAGAAAATCTACCTGGATGAAATCCTGGTCATTGAAAGCCTAAAAGATTATATCAGAATTATCACAGCTACCGATGAAAAACATATTATACACCAAACATTAACGAGTTTTACACAGGAACTGCCCCGGGAAAAATTTATCCGAATCCACCGTTCTTATACGATCTCAGTAGATAAAGTAGATGTTATTGAGGGCAATAGTATCGAAATTGAAGGAGTGCGATATCCTATTGGTCGAAGTTATATCAACGAAGTAAAAGAGTTTATAATTAACGGGTCCAGTAATACTCCTTGA
- a CDS encoding sensor histidine kinase, with product MKIKSLQHITLRHHIIFWGIYFLLNTVRWGSYFNDYPYSLKTNMIGFPIHMILCYLNIYILMPVFLYRKKYILYTLTIITALFLSVLLKYNLTYYLVSTNVWPEGPEVINNLTVNYAVDMMIGELYVITFVTAIIITMDWLKKQRQLASLEKQQLETELRFLRTQVSPHFFFNTLNNIYALTIEKPKKASKSILRLSELMRYLLYETKQKRQPLDKEILCLQNYLDLERIRYGELLRIHMDISGDIEDKEIAPMLLLSFVENAFKHGANKNVGIIDIHISFKVVGDFLYFSISNPMPAKENNNTISATSGGVGLGNVSKRLSLGYQEDEYELTINKGEKLYVVELKIKVVWN from the coding sequence GTGAAAATAAAATCCCTTCAACATATTACCTTACGTCATCACATCATTTTTTGGGGAATTTATTTCTTATTAAATACAGTGCGATGGGGAAGCTACTTTAATGATTATCCGTATTCATTAAAAACGAATATGATAGGATTTCCTATTCACATGATTTTGTGCTACCTGAATATTTATATATTGATGCCCGTATTTTTATATCGCAAAAAATACATTCTATATACACTGACTATTATTACCGCTCTGTTCTTATCAGTTCTTTTGAAATACAATTTGACCTATTATCTGGTAAGTACCAATGTTTGGCCCGAAGGTCCCGAAGTTATCAATAACCTGACGGTGAATTATGCCGTGGATATGATGATTGGAGAATTATATGTGATCACTTTCGTGACCGCTATTATTATCACTATGGACTGGTTAAAAAAACAGCGGCAATTAGCCAGTTTAGAAAAGCAACAATTGGAAACAGAACTGCGATTTTTGCGTACGCAGGTGTCTCCTCATTTCTTTTTTAATACCCTGAACAATATTTACGCGCTGACCATTGAAAAGCCTAAAAAAGCATCCAAATCAATACTGAGATTATCTGAATTAATGCGGTATTTACTTTATGAAACAAAGCAAAAAAGACAACCATTGGACAAGGAGATTTTATGTCTGCAAAACTATCTGGATCTCGAGCGTATCCGATATGGAGAACTCCTTCGTATTCATATGGATATTTCGGGAGATATTGAGGATAAGGAAATTGCTCCAATGCTACTCTTATCCTTTGTAGAAAATGCCTTTAAACATGGCGCCAATAAAAATGTAGGCATTATCGATATTCATATTAGTTTTAAGGTCGTAGGAGACTTTTTGTATTTCAGCATTTCTAATCCTATGCCTGCCAAAGAAAATAACAATACCATTAGTGCGACTTCGGGAGGAGTCGGCTTAGGAAATGTCAGCAAACGACTTTCCTTAGGATATCAGGAAGATGAATATGAACTCACCATCAACAAAGGGGAAAAATTATACGTTGTGGAATTAAAAATAAAAGTAGTATGGAATTAA